Part of the Henckelia pumila isolate YLH828 chromosome 2, ASM3356847v2, whole genome shotgun sequence genome is shown below.
ACATATGTTTCTTGAAATCACGTATGAAATGATCGATAGTTAAAGTGGTTGATGCCTTAGGCAATGGGGAGGGAAAGATATATTACTAGAATTTTTGCCGAATTTTTGTATCTTCTTCTTATTTCTCGCAAGAAATCTAGTTTGAGTATGCATTTTGTATTTGGCTCTTAACTCTGGCAAGAGAGCATGCGCTGTGTGCATCTCCAGTAACTGTAGGgctaattaaaattttgtaccTCTGCTAAGTTTCATATTTCTTGATCACTCTTTGACATGGGGACCTTCACATTCTGAATCAGTTGATCCGGGATGAAATTCGTGGAGGCAAATCTGATAAAGAGATTTACAAGAAACTCGAGGATGATTTTGGGGAGACAGTGCTTTATACACCAAAGTTCGATATGCAAACTGCTGCTCTTTGGCTGTCACCGGTTAGTTAAAGATGCTCATGTACCTGatcagattttaattataaatctCTTGGTAACTTGCACTAACATCAGAATATTAATGAAATGTTGGGAACAGCTTTTGATTGCTGGTGCTGCTGGAGGAATATGGGGTTACAAGAAATACAGGCAAAAGAATAATGTACACATCATGGCCTTGAACCTTGTGAGAGGAGTCCCATTAACTCCAAAGGAAAAAGAAACCATGCTGGAGATTCTCACACCACCCCCTTCAGAAAGAACTCCATTTTCCTGGTTGAGAAGGTTACTGCAACGCTAAATTGATGATATATCTCCTCGAACCATCGTTGGATGGATGTTAAGCCATGAAATTTCTGTAGTTTTAATCGTGAATAATAATTTGAAGTATGATGAGTCAGTAAAGAACATGCTTCAGTGTAAGGAAAAGCATTTTTATTGTGAATAATTGTTATGGCTTCACCATACTTGATGGACCATTATTTGCTGGATAGACTCTTATGTCCTGTTCTGTTCATTTCATATTACTCCTATTTACTATTTTCATTGTTAATTTGATTGAAACTAGTGGGAAAAAATGTTGTCGAGTCTATAGTTCGTTGTTAAAATACACTTTGTAGATCTATCAATACTTTCTCGAGCGAGCCTCTAACACAGAGTTTATCCAATATAGTTTACTTTGCTTGTGTGGTTTGTAGGTCACTGCATTACTGTATTTATTCAATACATCCAATGGCAACAACGGCTACAGGACATAAAAAACAGATATGGTATTTCGGATAGATGAAATGGAAAATAGTACAATGAAATATTATTGGAAGATAAATTACAATAATAATTCTTTTGATTTGATTCATAGTGACTCGGGATCAACTTTTACGTTGAGTTGTCAGAGGTTTTGGGGTGGCGACAGAGCAGATTTGGCCTAATTTGGAACCCACCCTGGTCTGGAAATCAGACCGGGTCAATTTGATTTGGATCCACTAAAAATTCTGTACTTTGTAAAATAGTCATTATTGTTgaaaatatgttattattattattattattattattattatttaaagttgaatgttgaatattgaattgtgaaatgttgaaaattagtgtgtgataatatagatgatgatatattaatttttggactaatatcAAATGtgcatctataaataggtcttcatttgtgatgaaaaatacaattgaattgagagagagaaatttgtgaagtgtagagtttgatatatttgagttttggagtttttactttttaccataaatttttattttttcacaacacgCTATCAGCAgaatcgctcgaaggttctgtATAATTTCCAAAGCTCCCAAACACAAGGGAAatgcaaaaatattcaacaaataacaatattcatttttattgtttatatatttttattgtgtatatattaatatataatttcatgttattatataaaaggatgtctatgacaccgaccttataataacgtgatatggtatatattttgtatttatatactaaccatattcgtataatttcatgttattatataaaaggatgtctatgacaccgatcttataataatgtgatatgatatactatacctgactttataatttcacaatattatataaaatgatGTGTATGACAccaatcttataataatgtgatatgatatactatacctaacattatactaactatatttgtataatttcacaatattatataaaaggatgtctatgacaccgatcttataataatgtgatatgatatactatacctgactttatactaactatatttgtataatttcacaatattatataaaaggatgtctacggcaccgaccttataataatgtgatatgatatacataattatttaattatgattatcattatatgcatcgaatgattatcacaaatttttattcaacacataatcattttttttttacccccaatggtcacaaacggtaacaaaccggctagtttttggcctataaatatgttcactcaaactcatttcaatcacaccaaattcactatttctctcaaaatattttctcctcggtttttttcgaagaagaagaagaagaagatggcgTTTTTAAGGCTATTTTTTAATAACTATTATGGTTATCATGCTCACGAATCTTTTATTTATCGGTGATTTTCCACCAcgtactttttttttatttgtacaCATGCTTGTAATCTTCGTtctttc
Proteins encoded:
- the LOC140884674 gene encoding cytochrome c-type biogenesis CcmH-like mitochondrial protein, which gives rise to METKEDEVRQGRIVEARARNISHNVRCTECGSQSIEDSQADVAILLRKLIRDEIRGGKSDKEIYKKLEDDFGETVLYTPKFDMQTAALWLSPLLIAGAAGGIWGYKKYRQKNNVHIMALNLVRGVPLTPKEKETMLEILTPPPSERTPFSWLRRLLQR